The genomic segment AGTTGAGCTGGTTGTTGGCGATGTCGCCGTCCACCAGCAGGTCCAGGAAGTGCCGTGCGCCGATGCGCCAGTCCACGTACAGCGTCTTCGCCAGGAAGCTCGCCGTGAGCAGCCGGCCGCGGTTGTGCATCCAGCCCTCGTGGCGCAGTTGACGCATCGCGGCGTCCACGACCGGGTAACCGGTGCGCCCCTGCCGCCACGCCTCGATCTCGTCCCCCGCCTCCTCCTCGTCCCGCCAGTCGTCGTGCTGCGTACGGTAGTTGTCGTGCGCGGCGGCCGGGCGGGCGGCGAGGACCTGGTGGTGGAAGTCGCGCCAGCACACCTGCCGTACGAACGCCTCCGCACCCGCGCCGCCCGCGCTGCGGGCCCGCCCCACCAGCTCCACCGGTGAGACGGTGCCGAAGTGCAGATGCGGCGAGAGACGTGAGGTCGCGTCGCCCGCGAGGTCGTCGTGCATGTCCTCGTACGACTCGAGTCCGGACCTGCGCCACGCGGTGACCAGGGCCCGGCCCGCCTTCTCGCCGCCCTCCGCCAGTGCGGGAGAGACCCCGGACACCCGTGCGCGGGAAGGCAGGTCGCCGGAGCGCGCGGTGTCCGACACCCGGATCTCGCGCGGCGGGCCGAGGGGGTCCCGCAACCGCTCCTGGGACCAGCGCCGGAAGTACGGGGTGAACACGGCGAAGTGGTCCGACCCCGAGCCCGCCGGCCGTACCGTCCCCGGTGGGACGGCGGTCACCACCGCGTCGTGCACGTGCAACTTCGCTCCCCGCGACTCCAGTTCCTCGCGCAGCCGCTCCTCGCGGGCGTGCGCGTACGCGCTGACCCCGCCGGACATGTGGACGTCCCGGGCACCGGTCTCGGCGGCGACCCGGCAGACCTCCTCGGAGACGTCCCCGGTACGGATCACGAGGCGCCCGCCCCGCTCGCGCAGCCCCGCGTCCAGGTCCCGCAGGCAGTCGGCGAGGAAGGCCCGCCGGTTGGGCACCGCGAAACCGGCCTCCTCCACGCGCCGGTCGAGGACGAAGAGCGGCACGATCTCGTCGCTCGCGGCCGACGCGGCCCGCAGGGGAGGATGGTCGTGCAGCCGCAGATCGGAGGTGAACAGGACGACCGAGACGGTCATGGCGCTACTCCTGGGCGGTCGGAACCGGAACGAGGGCATGGTGAGCTTCTGGTGCGTCCGGTGCTTCCGTGCGGCGGTGCGGTCCGGATGCGCCGCCGCCACCGCATGGTGGTGCCGCGACGGCCGTCCGTGCCGTCGTCGTTCAGTTCTGAGCCTGAGGGCGCGGACGCCCGGACGCGGTCTCCGCCCGGGCCCGGGCGGAGCCGGGGGTCCGCGAGGCGGCGCGGGCGATGTTGCGGGCCATCCCGCCGAAGACGATCGCGTGGAAGGGCGAGACGCTCCACCAGTAGGCGTGGCCCAGCAGCCCGCGCGGGTGGAAGAGGGCGCGCTGGCGGTAGTGGGAGCGCCCGTCGTCCCGGGCCTCGACGTGCATCTCCAGCCAGGCCAGCCCCGGCACCCGCATCTCGGCACGCAGCCTCAGCAGCATGCCCGGCTCGATCTCCTCCACGCGCCAGAAGTCCAGCGAGTCCCCGACCCGGAGCCGGTCGGCGTCGCGGCGGCCCCGCCGCAGCCCGACGCCGCCCATCGCCCGGTCCAGCCACCCCCGCACCGCCCACGCCAGCGGGAACGAGTACCAGCCGTTGTCGCCCCCGATCCCCTCCACCACCCGCCACAGTGCCGCCGGGGAGGCGTCCACGTCGCGCTCCCGGACGTCCTCGTACAGGCTGCCGCCCGCCCAGTCCGGGTCCGTGGGCAGCGGGTCGCTGGGCGCGCCCGGGAGCGAGGCGGAGGACCACCGGGTGGTCACCTTCGCCTCCCGGACCCGCTGGAGAGCCAGGCCGAGCGCCTTGTCGAAGGGGAAGGGCTGCCCCGGCCCGTCCGGGACGTACCGCGCGATGTCGTGCTCGCCGCAGACCACCTCGTACCGCAGCGACTCCGCGAGCGGCCGGGCGAGGGCCCGGGGCACCGGCGTGACCAGCCCGATCCAGTGGCTGGACAGCCGGGGGGTGAGCATCGGGACCGGCAGGATCAGCCGTTTCGGCAGGCCCCCGACCTCGGCGTACCGCTCCATCATCACCCGGTACGTCAGGACGTCGGGCCCGCCGATGTCGAAGGAGCGGTGCACGTCCCGGGGCATCCGCGCACTGCCGACGAGGTAGCGCAGCACGTCCCGGACGCCGATCGGCTGGATCCGGGTGGACACCCAGCTCGGGGTGACCATGACCGGAAGCCGCTCGGTGAGGTAGCGGAGCATCTCGAAGGACGCCGAACCCGACCCGATGATGACGGCGGCCCGCAGCACGGTCGTCGGCACCCCCGAATCCAGCAGGATGCGGCCGACCTCCGCGCGGGACCGCAGATGCGGGGAGAGCTCCTCCTCCGGTACGTCGCCGGGCGTGAGGCCTCCCAGGTAGACGACGCGGCCCACTCCTGCCGCGCGGGCCTGCTCGCCGAAGGTCCGGGCCGCCCTGCGATCGGTCTCCTCGAAGCCGGAACCGGTGCCCAGTGCGTGCACCAGGTAGTACGCGACGTCGATGTCCCGCATCGCCCCGGCCAGCGACTCCGGGTCGGTGACGTCCCCGCGCACCACCTCCGCCTCGGCGGCCCAGGGGTAGTCGCGCAGTTTCTCGGGGGTCCTCGCCAGACAGCGCACCCGGTGGCCGGCCGCCAGCAGCTCCGGTACCAGACGGCCCCCGATGTAGCCGGTGGCCCCCGTGACCAGGCAGTGCAGGCCCCTGCCGTCGTCCGCGGTCTCCTTGGCCGTCTCCTTGGCCGTCTCCATGGCGCCTCCGCCTCGGGGTCGATTCCGGTCTCCTGCTTCCACCGTCCCCGCCCGTGCCGCATTCCGCCCGGCGGGGCCGTCCCGGACGCACCCCGACACGTCCGGGACGGCCGAATGGGTCGCGGGGCCGCTCCGGGGTCCCCGCCACCGGCCCCGGCAGCCGCCGTCCGGCCGGTCGGCGTGATCCCCTCGGGAGTCAGTGCCTCGCGCCTCGACCGGTACGGATCGGGGCCCGCCCGCATCCGCCGGACGGGGGACGCCGGAAGAGACGCGACGGGCCCGGAGGACCGAGGGGTCCGCGACGGGCCCCGTACCGCCGGCACGCCGGCCCGGCGGTGCGGGGCCGGCCCGAGCGGTACGGAGACCGATGCGACCAGAAGGACCTGCGATGCGCCTCACCCGGCCAGCGGTTTCCGCCTCCGCCGACCACCGGCGGTCGGAGCGGTCCCACGGGGGCGCGCAGCCGCCCGCCCGCCCCGCGGAGGGGACCCCGGCCGGTGGGTCCGCGCGGGAGCCGTACACCGCCGCGGCCCACGCGCACGGCGCCCCGGCCGGCGGCGACCCGGCGGGGGGCCGGCACGACCGGGCGCACGACGGGCCCCGGCAGGAGCCCGGCTCGGACGGCACGCGCGGGGACCGCGACGGCCGTGACCCGGGCCGCCCGGCCGGCGCGGCCCCGCCCCCTCCCGAGCCACCCGCCGCCGAGGCCGTCCGGGCTGTCGGTGCTGTCGAGTCCGTCGACTCCGTCGACGCGGACGTGGCCGGCGCCGTCCTGCGGACCGCCCGTACGGTGCTCCGGGAGCACCTCGCCGAGGCCGCCGCCATCGACGCAGTCTTCGCCCGGGACGTGGCCCGGCGGGTCGCGGACTTCACCCTCGGCGGCGGGAAACGCGCCCGGCCCCGCTTCCTCTGGTGGGCGATGCGGGCCTGCGGCGGCGGCGCGGACACGGTGGACGCGGCGCTGCGCCTCGGCGTCGCCCTCGAACTCATCCAGACCTGCGCGCTGGTCCACGACGACGTGATGGACGGCTCCGCGCTCCGCCGGGGCCGGCCCGCCGTCCACGTGGAACTGGCAGGGCTGACCGGCGGACCGCCGGACACCGCGTTCGGCACCTCGGCGGCCGTCCTCGTCGGCGACCTCGCCCTCGCCTGGGCGGACGACACCGTCGCCGCCGTCACCATGGACCCCGCCACCCGGAGCCGGGTCCTGGCGATCTGGCGGGCGATGCGCACCGAGATGGTGGCCGGCCAGTACCTCGACCTGCACGGGCAGGCCGCCGCGACCCGTACCGCCGCACACGCACTGCGGACCGCCTGGCTCAAGAGCGCCCTCTACTCCGTGGAGCGCCCCCTCGCCCTCGGCGCCGCGCTGGCGGGCGCCGACGACCGTACGACCGACGCCCTGCGCGCCGCGGGCCGCAGCGCGGGAACCGCCTTCCAGCTCCGCGACGACCTGCTCGGCGCGTTCGGCGACCCGGCCGTCACCGGGAAGCCCTCCGGCGGCGACCTCCGCGACGGCAAGCCCACCTACCTGGTGGCCGTGGCCCGGGAACGCGCCGAGGCGGCGGGCGACACCGCGACGCTCGCGGTCCTGGACGCGGGCGTGGGCGACCCCGGCCTCACCGACGAGGGGCTCGCCCGGGTACGGGAGGCACTCACCCTCAGCGGGGCGCGCGCCGCCGTCGAACACCGGGTCGACCGGCTCGCCGCCGAGGCCCAGGCCCGCCTCGACCTCGCCGGACTCGCCCCGGCGGGCGCCCGGCAGCTGCGCCTGCTGCTGCGGGAGACCGCGGGCGGGCGCACCTCGCCGCCCCCGGCGTCCGCATCCGAACACCCGCCCGGCACCGCCCCCGAAGGAGACACCACCCGATGAGGACCGTCCCCGGGCGCACCGACCACGTCGTGGTGATCGGCGCCGGCCTCGCCGGCCTGTCCGCCACGCTCCACCTGCTCGGCGCGGGCCGGCGGGTCACCGTCGTCGAACGCGACCCCACCCCGGGCGGACGCGCCGGACTGCTGGAGCGCGGCGGCTACCGCATCGACACCGGCCCCACCGTGCTGACCATGCCCGACCTCGTCGAAGAGGCCTTCGCCGCCGTCGGGCACCGGCTCGCCGACCGGCTCGACCTGATCCCGCTCCACCCCGCCTACCGCGCCTGGTTCGCCGACGGCTCCACCCTCGACGTGCACACCGAACCGGCGGCGATGGAAGCGGCCGTGGAGGAGTTCGCGGGCGGCCACGAGGCGCTCGGCTACCGCAGGCTGCGGCAGTGGCTGGAACGTCTCTACGCCGTCCAGATGCGCCGCTTCATCGACGCCAACTTCGACTCGCCGCTCCAGCTCCTCCACCCCGACCTGGCCCGGCTCGCCGCGCTCGGCGGCTTCGGCCGGCTCGACGCCCGGATCGGCCGCTACCTGAGCGACGAACGGCTGCGCCGCGTCTTCTCCTTCCAGGCCCTGTACGCCGGGGTTCCCCCGGCCCGGGCACTCGCCGCGTACGCCGTCATCG from the Streptomyces sp. NBC_01335 genome contains:
- a CDS encoding cryptochrome/photolyase family protein; the encoded protein is MTVSVVLFTSDLRLHDHPPLRAASAASDEIVPLFVLDRRVEEAGFAVPNRRAFLADCLRDLDAGLRERGGRLVIRTGDVSEEVCRVAAETGARDVHMSGGVSAYAHAREERLREELESRGAKLHVHDAVVTAVPPGTVRPAGSGSDHFAVFTPYFRRWSQERLRDPLGPPREIRVSDTARSGDLPSRARVSGVSPALAEGGEKAGRALVTAWRRSGLESYEDMHDDLAGDATSRLSPHLHFGTVSPVELVGRARSAGGAGAEAFVRQVCWRDFHHQVLAARPAAAHDNYRTQHDDWRDEEEAGDEIEAWRQGRTGYPVVDAAMRQLRHEGWMHNRGRLLTASFLAKTLYVDWRIGARHFLDLLVDGDIANNQLNWQWVAGTGTDSRPNRVLNPVRQGHRYDPDGAYVRRWVPELAGVGGGAVHEPWKLPEPERAALDYPAPLIGLADALARFKQARGLR
- a CDS encoding SDR family oxidoreductase, whose product is METAKETAKETADDGRGLHCLVTGATGYIGGRLVPELLAAGHRVRCLARTPEKLRDYPWAAEAEVVRGDVTDPESLAGAMRDIDVAYYLVHALGTGSGFEETDRRAARTFGEQARAAGVGRVVYLGGLTPGDVPEEELSPHLRSRAEVGRILLDSGVPTTVLRAAVIIGSGSASFEMLRYLTERLPVMVTPSWVSTRIQPIGVRDVLRYLVGSARMPRDVHRSFDIGGPDVLTYRVMMERYAEVGGLPKRLILPVPMLTPRLSSHWIGLVTPVPRALARPLAESLRYEVVCGEHDIARYVPDGPGQPFPFDKALGLALQRVREAKVTTRWSSASLPGAPSDPLPTDPDWAGGSLYEDVRERDVDASPAALWRVVEGIGGDNGWYSFPLAWAVRGWLDRAMGGVGLRRGRRDADRLRVGDSLDFWRVEEIEPGMLLRLRAEMRVPGLAWLEMHVEARDDGRSHYRQRALFHPRGLLGHAYWWSVSPFHAIVFGGMARNIARAASRTPGSARARAETASGRPRPQAQN
- a CDS encoding polyprenyl synthetase family protein, translated to MRLTRPAVSASADHRRSERSHGGAQPPARPAEGTPAGGSAREPYTAAAHAHGAPAGGDPAGGRHDRAHDGPRQEPGSDGTRGDRDGRDPGRPAGAAPPPPEPPAAEAVRAVGAVESVDSVDADVAGAVLRTARTVLREHLAEAAAIDAVFARDVARRVADFTLGGGKRARPRFLWWAMRACGGGADTVDAALRLGVALELIQTCALVHDDVMDGSALRRGRPAVHVELAGLTGGPPDTAFGTSAAVLVGDLALAWADDTVAAVTMDPATRSRVLAIWRAMRTEMVAGQYLDLHGQAAATRTAAHALRTAWLKSALYSVERPLALGAALAGADDRTTDALRAAGRSAGTAFQLRDDLLGAFGDPAVTGKPSGGDLRDGKPTYLVAVARERAEAAGDTATLAVLDAGVGDPGLTDEGLARVREALTLSGARAAVEHRVDRLAAEAQARLDLAGLAPAGARQLRLLLRETAGGRTSPPPASASEHPPGTAPEGDTTR